In the Nicotiana tabacum cultivar K326 chromosome 16, ASM71507v2, whole genome shotgun sequence genome, one interval contains:
- the LOC107788283 gene encoding fructose-1,6-bisphosphatase, cytosolic isoform X1: MDHSADAHRTDLMTITRFVLNEQSKHPESRGDFSILLSHIVLGCKFVCTAVNKAGLAKLLGLAGETNVQAKDQKKLDVLSNEVFIKALVSSGRTCILVSEEDEEATFVERAKRGKYCVVFDPLDGSSNIDCGVSIGTIFGIYMIKDGHEPTLDDVLQPGKNMLAAGYCMYGSSCTLVLSTGSGVNGFTLDPSLGEFILTHPDIKIPKKGKIYSVNEGNAKNWDGPTSKYVQNCKYPTDGSSPKSLRYIGSMVADVHRTLLYGGIFLYPADKKSPNGKLRVLYEVFPMSFLMEQAGGQSFTGKQRALDLVPTKIHERAPIFLGSYDDVEEIKKLYAAEEQN, translated from the exons ATGGATCACTCGGCGGATGCACATAGGACTGATTTGATGACCATAACGAGGTTTGTGTTGAATGAGCAGAGTAAGCATCCTGAATCCCGTGGTGACTTCTCTATCTTGCTCAGTCACATTGTTCTTGGCTGCAAGTTCGTCTGCACTGCTGTTAACAAG GCAGGTCTGGCAAAACTCCTAGGGCTTGCTGGCGAAACTAATGTGCAGGCAA AAGATCAAAAGAAACTGGATGTACTCTCAAATGAAGTATTTATCAAGGCTCTGGTTAGCAGTGGCAGAACA TGCATTCTTGTCTCCGAAGAAGACGAAGAGGCTACATTTGTGGAGCGAGCTAAGCGTGGAAA ATACTGTGTAGTCTTTGATCCTCTTGATGGATCCTCGAACATCGATTGTGGTGTTTCTATTGGAACG ATCTTCGGGATTTACATGATCAAAGATGGTCATGAACCAACACTAGATGATGTCTTACAACCTGGAAAGAACATGTTAGCTGCTGGATACTGCATGTATGGAAGTTCTTGTACG CTAGTTTTGAGCACTGGATCTGGAGTTAATGGTTTTACCCTTGATCCCTCTCTTGGCGAGTTCATTCTAACTCATCCTGACATCAAG ATTCCTAAGAAAGGGAAGATCTATTCAGTAAACGAAGGGAATGCCAAGAACTGGGATGGTCCAACATCCAA ATATGTGCAGAATTGCAAGTACCCCACTGATGGTTCTTCACCAAAATCATTGAGATATATTGGAAG CATGGTTGCTGATGTTCATCGTACATTACTCTATGGAGGTATCTTCTTGTACCCAGCAGATAAGAAGAGCCCCAACGGGAAGCTGAG GGTTCTCTATGAAGTATTTCCCATGTCATTTCTGATGGAACAAGCAGGAGGCCAATCATTTACCGGGAAGCAGCGG GCACTTGACCTAGTTCCAACGAAGATACACGAACGCGCTCCTATATTCCTTGGTAGTTATGATGACGTTGAGGAGATCAAAAAGCTTTACGCTGCTGAAGAGCAGAACTGA
- the LOC107788283 gene encoding fructose-1,6-bisphosphatase, cytosolic isoform X2: MDHSADAHRTDLMTITRFVLNEQSKHPESRGDFSILLSHIVLGCKFVCTAVNKAGLAKLLGLAGETNVQGEDQKKLDVLSNEVFIKALVSSGRTCILVSEEDEEATFVERAKRGKYCVVFDPLDGSSNIDCGVSIGTIFGIYMIKDGHEPTLDDVLQPGKNMLAAGYCMYGSSCTLVLSTGSGVNGFTLDPSLGEFILTHPDIKIPKKGKIYSVNEGNAKNWDGPTSKYVQNCKYPTDGSSPKSLRYIGSMVADVHRTLLYGGIFLYPADKKSPNGKLRVLYEVFPMSFLMEQAGGQSFTGKQRALDLVPTKIHERAPIFLGSYDDVEEIKKLYAAEEQN; this comes from the exons ATGGATCACTCGGCGGATGCACATAGGACTGATTTGATGACCATAACGAGGTTTGTGTTGAATGAGCAGAGTAAGCATCCTGAATCCCGTGGTGACTTCTCTATCTTGCTCAGTCACATTGTTCTTGGCTGCAAGTTCGTCTGCACTGCTGTTAACAAG GCAGGTCTGGCAAAACTCCTAGGGCTTGCTGGCGAAACTAATGTGCAG GGAGAAGATCAAAAGAAACTGGATGTACTCTCAAATGAAGTATTTATCAAGGCTCTGGTTAGCAGTGGCAGAACA TGCATTCTTGTCTCCGAAGAAGACGAAGAGGCTACATTTGTGGAGCGAGCTAAGCGTGGAAA ATACTGTGTAGTCTTTGATCCTCTTGATGGATCCTCGAACATCGATTGTGGTGTTTCTATTGGAACG ATCTTCGGGATTTACATGATCAAAGATGGTCATGAACCAACACTAGATGATGTCTTACAACCTGGAAAGAACATGTTAGCTGCTGGATACTGCATGTATGGAAGTTCTTGTACG CTAGTTTTGAGCACTGGATCTGGAGTTAATGGTTTTACCCTTGATCCCTCTCTTGGCGAGTTCATTCTAACTCATCCTGACATCAAG ATTCCTAAGAAAGGGAAGATCTATTCAGTAAACGAAGGGAATGCCAAGAACTGGGATGGTCCAACATCCAA ATATGTGCAGAATTGCAAGTACCCCACTGATGGTTCTTCACCAAAATCATTGAGATATATTGGAAG CATGGTTGCTGATGTTCATCGTACATTACTCTATGGAGGTATCTTCTTGTACCCAGCAGATAAGAAGAGCCCCAACGGGAAGCTGAG GGTTCTCTATGAAGTATTTCCCATGTCATTTCTGATGGAACAAGCAGGAGGCCAATCATTTACCGGGAAGCAGCGG GCACTTGACCTAGTTCCAACGAAGATACACGAACGCGCTCCTATATTCCTTGGTAGTTATGATGACGTTGAGGAGATCAAAAAGCTTTACGCTGCTGAAGAGCAGAACTGA